GTGAAGTGTGCGAGTTAGGTTGGACATCACTTACCCAATTTATAAAGACAAAGAACAAAAAGGATaactttacaaatataaaatattcatataccTGTTAAAAgccctatttttttatttttatagttttacaatgtgacataatttaaatattataaacgaAAATTTCACTTCAACATAAGTGACTAAGAAgaatgtttaatttgattttgtatgttttatatatatatttaaccatacacaataatacacattaaaaatttagtgtttcctctttaagaaaaatgaaaagtgaaattGTGAACcaatttagattttctttttatttcatatttttctctataaataTCCAACTTTTGCATATAACTCAAAATTagacaacaaaatattaatgaatattcCAGCTTAATTGATTCACCCTTTTATGatgtattaaattgatttttatgtgGTTAACACTTAACATGAGAATAtcacttttaactttttttttaaatattcatatatctaaattacttaagtattgtaACTATATAGAAGGTTCTGACCCACGGAATCGTACCACTTGGACATTATTCCcttcactttatatatatatatagcatagAACAAATATTACGCGATGTTAGATTACTCATTTTTTATACGTAAAAGGTTTTACTTTagataatatcataataaaatcttaatattcTGATTAGGTTGAGACATTGAAATTTCATTAATCACGTAATactaaagttaaaaatacattaataaaggacaagagagaaaataaaatacataatttgatCAAATTATGAAAGACTAAATCAAAGTTTTGAATAGGATAAACAAGCCTAATCAAATAAATTGTTTGTGGTTGATATTAAAAGTTTCATatcaactaaagataagaccaatttataatatataagtaggtgtATCTATTAATATCTAATCTTACGttcgagatgtatatatcttGACATGAGAGGATgtgttggaagtttcacattgactccaatatttataacatataaataggATATAAATCTTATCTTACAAGCTGAttctataaaattgaattatgttcaaaattcatttcttaacaTATGCTTTCAAAATCATGCTCCATTAAGGATAGATAAAATTGTTGTGCTACTAAACTTTAAGTTCTcacaaatatataaagaatGTCCGAAAGAATACTTAAACGTGCTTATCGAATCTTAATTTAGAAATACATtctaaaagtgattttatttggTAGGATGAGATGTCCCATTGTagtagagaaaatatttttagaaattaatttggactgctgaaatatatttttatttcaaagtattttttaagaCATTATATATAGGTGTATAGATTCATcagaaaattacttttatcttttgaaataaatatatttgagatTGATGTGTTCAAAATTGTGGTGCaaggaaaacatttttaaactcaagaattttaaaaacaattctaATTAATTTGAACAACCTGAAACTTCCCAAATATATAAGAATACAAGCCTGTGCTTGAAAATCACACTGCAAGGCGAGCTTACAATCTGCACCATCTAAGCAAATTGTTAGACAATAATTCAACAATTTTGAATTTCACTTTAGgttaatatatttcttattttaacatatgttttatacatcatttctattttttctattttttttttctgtgggCCTTATTGCAAGGACACTTCAAcaatatatacattattttaattgttttctctCGTTATGATATCCCATCacttatcatatatatttttaacttcttttaacattaaccattctttctctttattattttttaaaaagaattagcAGTATTAGATATAAGTTAAGACAGTGACGAAAAACATCTTGTATGTCATATCTATGTCCGGAGCAGAAAAATTTCCACGAATCCTTCAATTTTACACATCATCGTTTCTGATCCATCATGCATGAACTATAAAATCAGAAAGTCACCACCCAAAACCAGAGtcatcatatattattatatatgtgttaaatatataaatatatatacgtAATAAATTTGAACACACAACAAAACTAACACTAATTATAACGTGATACCTTGGTCACGGGGACATTCTCGTTTGGAACTGATCAAAAAAATCACACATCCAAACCATACACTCTTATACCACTATTGGGACGAGGATCGATACACATATGATCTTTATTATAAGATATTGTCCtctttgaataaatttgatttttagtaCCAACCTCTTATTAAAGAAGGTATTTATGTATCatatatgtcttttcttttaACCTACGTGGAACTTTCTTTGTCAACAATCATATTATCAAAttacaatgaaaaatatatagaaatgcAAGCAATGTGAATATTTAGCAGTGGAATATAGAAAAGTGAAATTTCATTGCACAGATGACTAAAAATATACAGCAGAACAGCTACGTATACATAAAGGTGAAATAATTGACAATCAGAACATATGTATAACAATAAACTGACCAACAGAGTGGAAACACAAGTTAATGTCACAATCAAATGAACACAGTCCAAAACGAAAGACGCAAACACCTAACTGAACGAAAAGGTACAATTAAAAGAAACTGCCCCAGCAAGAGTTGAAGGACACAATCACTGAGACTTCAACAGTAGCAGGGTACCCTGCCCGAAGGTCTTGCAGGGTTGTGATTGCTgactatgtatatatatatatatatttatatatgttgtgtTGTCCCTCTCCTTCTCCCTAGCTACCCTACATGTCCCTAACTTCAAAAGCGTTCTTGTTCTTGACGACTATGTCATACATGTGCATGGATTTGAACCTGTTGAAATCTCTAGGGAGGGAGATAAGGTGGACGGTGGAGCGTTTGTGGAACTGAAGAAGATCAGGGTCGTCGTAGTAACGCTCCCAGCCAAGCGAGTATAATTTTCTCTCCAAAACCGAGTAAGACGTGATGACCTCATTGCTTGCTAAATGAACAAGCATCTTCCTTCTTCCGGCACGGCTTCCCTCCACCGCCTCACCCCCGGGGTTCTCCACTAACCTCACCACACCGTTCTTGAAAACCCAGACCCCAGACATTCttaatttcaaaacaacaatGTTGAAGTGTGTCTGTTGGGGGAGAATATGGCTgtaatgtgtatatatataggaTGAGAAAGTTTGACgatggaattattttatttgatataggCCAACCAGATACATGGGGAAGAAAAGAATggaggatatatatatatttgtatagtATAGTATATATAGAATAGAGGTGGTGTTTGGATGTGAATACAGCTAAGGTGGGACCAAGGGAAGAAGAGTCTTAAGCTAAAGGTGAATTTTGGGGACAGGGTGTTTGGGGAAAGGGTGGGGGCCTAGGTTATTGATTTCATCAATTATCTATCATAATCGAATTGAGGGAATCTTCATTCACTTTTCCATTTGCGTAGTCTAAGTATTGTAACCCCACGCATAGAGAATCCATGTTTTGTTTCACTGACAGACTAAAACTTCAATGAAATTGTGTGATGAAGAAAACTATAGGAGAGGAAAGGAGGGGGCGAGTGTATAAGATGGACTTGAATGGTTATGGAATAAGTTTCTTCAAGTAGAAAGAGATGCCGAAATAGGCTTTCAATGAACAGTGTATACTTTTTCCAAAAGTGTTTATATGGTTTGTGGGTGTGGGGGACCAGAATATGAAAGGAATTGATTTCAATTACTTCAGTCGTTGCTCCTGAAATGACattgttgaatttcatttgGACACACCACTGCAGGCTCAGGTTTTCCAACcatttcttttctgtttttcttgcCTAACTATTATgctaatatatacataaatatacttTCGGTAAAAAGTTTTACTTGCCTAACTAGTTTTGACGATGCACATCGCCACCCTTCAATTTATATTACTATAATcataaacacaataataaaattttctttaccTTCAAACCCAAGTTCCcatgtttgaattttaaaaatcaactcaCAGCTTTGCaggtaaataatatatttggatATCTATGACTATCTATGCCAACTGAAGTTCTAGTCTCCTCCTAGCTACTAAATGTAGAGAAAATCGATGGATTCTTAGCATCTAAAAATTCAAACCTACATAATCTCTCTTTGCACAAAGCTCAGTCTACCCACTTTTACGGTACTGGGACAGCAACAATTATTACTCAATTACTACATTTTTCCTACTGAAATGttccttcacaaaatctacTAGATTTACATATTTATGAAAGCATGCATTAGGTTTGTGTCAATCTCATTTctagaaaaaagagaaatatgcTCTCAGAAGAGCGAACCGTGAACTGATAACATTCAGAAACTAATGAGCCAATAGCATGCTGCTGGAATCCATTCCGACCCAACAAAAATCAAAGTTGAGGCATTAAAGTTGTAGTTCTTTAGGGCATGCCTGCTCATCAACCCAACACCATACTCTTTTGACTTTGCTTCAATTTGCCACCCCTCCTTGAGCCACACGGTCCTACGATGCAGACACATAGAGCAAAGTTCTAGATTTCTTTCTCTGTCATTTTCTCTCGAATTCCTTTCGAATCCCATTGGGCCACCGTTGACACTCTTATAGCTGGTATATATCTTCACTTGGTAATTTGTATTCACTCTTCCAAGGATTCAATAATATGTAAAACATTCATCACAAACAACTCATACACAGTAGTCATTAAGGTGTGATAGTAGTTCCTTCCCCGAATGCTCGGTAACTTAAAATTATTCTGGTATAAGATTCTTGTCTAGAAGTTTATATGTTGGTGAAGTGATCGACCAAAGTACTTGTATTAAATACTCACGTAAAGAACAACGAAATTTCATTGAGGATTATTATGAAGTAAACAGTGAGGTGGAATGCATAAAAATACGATTAATTTCCACCCACAAGTGCCAGCCATGATTTTGATTcccaatatatataatatatatatccaaaaaTCTACGATTGTTTGTTGATAAGTGAGGTTCACGTTATTACTTTTATGGATTTTGGGCATTTGATAAAGTTATTCGGAGAAGATCTAGAaggaaattataaaaacatgatATTGGTTCTTTGATGTGGTGTGACAAAGAATCACAAGCTCCACGATAAACGGAATGCTTCCTCCAGCACACGTATGCATGCAAGGGTTGGCACAGAAAATCCAAAGACAAAATACGAGTCTGAGGAACAAAGATACTCCTTGGTCGTATCATCAACATCCTTCACACATGTACATATTGTTATGTCTTTCCATATTAGcctcttcttttaaaaaacaaattatgatCCATCAACTCATCAAAAAGGACTTCTTTTCTAGGGCTTTCTGTTCCCTAATACATTGCTTTCAACACTAGTCGGTGCCAAAGATCATCATcatacaaaccctaaaactcTCAATATCTATACatatttcaaagtgattttattttaattactcacTCTTtcaaataatacattattaagcattttgaaaataaacaagaataacaatatttattgaaagataaaaatatcgctcaatttatttttcttaaaaggtTAAACGAAATGCACTCTCATTAATCTACAACAACACTATACTTTATAAAGAAAACGATGGATATATATTGATACACCAATATTACGGTTATACGTTCAAataatttggattgaaattaaattaatgttaacttttataaacgtaaattttgaatattggattgaaatttataa
This genomic stretch from Vigna radiata var. radiata cultivar VC1973A chromosome 7, Vradiata_ver6, whole genome shotgun sequence harbors:
- the LOC106767857 gene encoding flowering-promoting factor 1-like protein 3 — encoded protein: MSGVWVFKNGVVRLVENPGGEAVEGSRAGRRKMLVHLASNEVITSYSVLERKLYSLGWERYYDDPDLLQFHKRSTVHLISLPRDFNRFKSMHMYDIVVKNKNAFEVRDM